One Ostrea edulis chromosome 2, xbOstEdul1.1, whole genome shotgun sequence genomic region harbors:
- the LOC125681331 gene encoding uncharacterized protein LOC125681331 yields MEVTSYLKFLLVIWGFASTDACVPRISGSSSLTIKVGFNHTFTCSYSSCDTNQTLYWRINGNKQTDGVTESYSTTSTTNNNITTITYNGSSDFTYSPSRPASNSQNNVVVYCFAGTRNYNVEVTIHYGPDEPRLSKTGSMDIVEYSAVPRISCSSSCNPACTYQFWKDGKQVLSTSTGIFIKDSVLKSDTGTYTCRASNLVSHKNSVQTFSLNVLHPPIFSLTRSPSSDQLEEGTSVTFLFRPTTHGNPRSYDFLECTHTADGRYLRLMPYTNNTQHQIQFVIKNVSFTDRGSYTCGVTNGIQARSGNSVIKGSRNLDLKTPPLILMDTKNKTRSDDGNWTLSIDFISLNNQPEAYWIYLADDKAPGSIESIGPRQISYEIEKENIIYNIPSYITKIKAKDAGKYVAFIKNDMGREVVEYTISSPGTSEVSEDRPAALIAAGSVFLVVGIICIGVALFLLYKTRQQKTKLKETSRQRHPSLYVPPSVDDVDSVTRTNEYQQSIGVANPAEVELSVANQEGPYITPQNTDATPKIIKPPVGEYKRQQNEVKNVLYVNNEIKNESVKEKYVTVLAPGSEQAPFYETPQTLMAAKAKGRSKPKKDQNPYANQKAKNRKGDAKHYANVDYKAGKAYENHMPGS; encoded by the exons ATGGAGGTAACATCCTACCTGAAATTTCTTTTGGTGATTTGGGGATTTGCTTCGACAG ATGCATGTGTCCCGAGAATTTCAGGTAGTTCATCTCTTACCATCAAGGTTGGTTTCAATCACACCTTCACATGTAGTTACTCGTCATGCGATACCAACCAAACATTGTACTGGCGGATCAATGGCAACAAACAGACTGATGGTGTTACAGAGTCCTACAGTACGACTAGCACTACTAATAACAATATCACGACAATCACTTACAACGGCAGTAGCGACTTCACGTACTCCCCATCAAGACCAGCCTCTAACAGCCAGAACAACGTCGTGGTGTACTGTTTCGCTGGAACACGCAATTATAATGTTGAAGTGACCATACACT ATGGACCAGACGAACCTAGGTTAAGCAAAACAGGATCCATGGATATCGTCGAATACAGCGCCGTACCTCGGATATCTTGCAGCTCCAGTTGTAATCCTGCATGCACATATCAGTTTTGGAAAGACGGAAAACAAGTTTTATCAACAAGCACAGGAATCTTTATTAAAGACTCGGTTCTTAAGAGTGACACCGGAACATATACTTGCCGAGCTTCCAATCTAGTTAGCCATAAGAATTCCGTACAGACTTTCTCTCTTAATGTCCTAC ACCCTCCCATCTTCTCTCTGACACGTTCGCCGTCCAGTGATCAGCTGGAGGAGGGCACATCAGTCACATTCTTGTTCAGACCAACAACGCACGGTAACCCAAGGTCGTATGACTTCCTAGAGTGTACCCACACCGCAGACGGCAGATATCTCAGGCTTATGCCCTACACGAACAACACACAGCATCAGATCCAATTTGTGATTAAAAATGTATCTTTTACGGACAGAGGGTCATACACATGCGGAGTGACCAACGGAATACAGGCCAGAAGCGGAAACTCAGTTATAAAGGGTTCTCGCAACTTAGATTTAAAAA CTCCGCCCCTTATTTTGATGGATACAAAGAACAAAACACGTTCTGATGACGGAAACTGGACATTGAGTATAGATTTCATCAGTCTTAATAATCAACCAGAGGCATATTGGATCTATCTTGCTGACGACAAAGCGCCAGGGAGCATTGAGAGTATAGGTCCTAGACAAATCTCTTacgaaattgaaaaagaaaacatcatCTATAATATTCCCAGTTATAT AACGAAGATAAAAGCGAAAGACGCGGGAAAATATGTGGCATTTATAAAGAATGACATGGGTAGAGAGGTAGTGGAGTATACCATCAGCTCCCCGG GAACCTCGGAGGTCTCTGAGGACAGGCCCGCGGCACTAATCGCTGCAGGGTCTGTTTTCCTGGTTGTTGGTATCATCTGTATTGGTGTTGCTCTGTTTTTGCTGTACAAAACTCGACAGCAAA agACTAAACTGAAAGAAACCTCTAGACAACGACATCCATC ATTGTATGTTCCTCCCTCTGTGGACGATGTGGACTCAGTTACGAGGACGAATGAATATCAACAGTCTATTGGGGTAGCAAATCCGGCGGAAGTAGAATTATCTGTTGCAAACCAGGAAG GTCCATATATTACACCACAAAACACTGACGCAACACCGAAGATCATAAAGCCTCCTGTAGG AGAGTACAAACGTCAACAGAACGAAGTAAAAAATGTTCTCTACGtaaacaatgaaattaaaaatgaatcTGTGAAAGAAAAATACGTAACAGTTCTTGCTCCAGGGAGCGAACAAGCGCCATTTTATGAAACACCACAAACATTAATGGCAGCCAAAGCGAAAGGAAGatcaaaaccaaagaaagacCAAAACCCATACGCTAATCAAAAGGCGAAAAATCGGAAAGGTGACGCCAAACACTATGCAAATGTAGATTATAAAGCAG GCAAAGCCTATGAAAACCACATGCCAGGATCGTAG